ATTCGGACTGGTCCTGCTAACTTCCGCATTGCTGGGATTTGAGCTGAACCACCTACCCGGGATACCGATAGACCCGGATTAATCGCCGGACGAACGCCGTTATTGAACAAGTTCGCTTCCAGATAAATTTGTCCGTCTGTTATCGAAATAATGTTTGTCGGAATATAGGCAGAAATGTCGCCACCTTGCGTTTCCACAATCGGTAAGGCAGTCAAAGTTCCGCCACCGTATTCTTCACTCATGCTGGCAGCACGTTCAAGTAAACGTGAGTGCAAGTAGAAGATGTCTCCAGGATAGGCTTCACGACCTGGTGGACGTCCTAACAGTAAACTGATTGTCCGGTAGGCAACCGCATGTTTCGATAAATCATCATAAATGACTAAAACATCTTTACCTTTATACATCCATTCTTCAGCAATGGCACAGCCTGCATAAGGTGCGATGTATTGAAGCGGCGCTGATTCGCTCGCTCCTGACATCACAACAGTGGTGTATTCCATTGCCCCTGTTTCTTGTAATGTTTTAATAATACGTGCCATAGTCGACGTTTTTTGTCCAATACCTACGTAGACACAGTAGACGTCTTTACCTTTTTGATTAATAATTGCATCAATCCCAATTGCCGTTTTACCGGTTTCACGGTCACCAATAATCAATTCCCGTTGCCCTTTTCCAATTGGAACTAAAGCATCAATTGCTTTGGTTCCAGTCTCCAAAGGTCTTTCTACCTCACGACGCATAATAACACTTGGCGCCTGACTTTCAATCTTACGATAACCATCTGGGGCAATGGCACCTTTCCCATCAATCGGTTCACCAAGTGCGTTAACCACGCGACCCAACATACCATCACCAACTGGAACTTCTGCCATGCGGCCTGTCAGTTTTACAGGGTCACCCTCTTTGATACCCGCATCGGACCCAAGAATCACCACTCCAATACTATCGCTATCTAAGTTCAATGCCATTCCGGTTGTACCGTCTGCAAATTCAAGCAGTTCGCCACTCATAGCGTTCTTCAGTCCGTGAACTTGGGCAATTCCATCTCCGACTTGGATAACAGAGCCTGCTTCAGTAAATTCCATTTGATTGGAATAGGCTTTTATTTCTTCTTTTAATATTCTGCTTATTTCTTCAGGATTTACTTGCATCCATAGCCCCTCCTCTCTTTAATCGCTCTTTCATTCTCAATAATTCTGTGCGTAGTGTACCATCAAATACCTGACCATCCACTAAAATGTAGAATCCGCCCAAGACATCGGGGTCAACCACTGTCTGAATGGGCACCGTCTTATTCAAACGTTTTTTCAAGATACTGTGGATATGAGAAAGTTCTTGTTCAGTCAGCTCTTTGGCCGAGACAACCCGTGCTTCAACAATTCCCAACTTCTGGTTGGCGGCATCAATAAATGCGTTCAACGCCGGAATAATGGCCTGTTCTCGTTGTTTATCGAACATGAGAAACAGCAGCCCCATCAGCTGCTCACTCACTTGATCGGCAAAGGTTGTTTTTAATAGTGCTTGTTTCTTTGCATTGGCAATATGTGGGTGTATCAGAAATTGTTCGACGTCTCTTTCACTCAAAGCATCACGGACACGTGCAACTTGCGCAACATCTTCTTTCAATGTTCCATTTTCTTCGGAGAGCTCCAACAGAGCATTTGCGTAACGATTCTCTAACTGATCCATGATGACTCCTCCAACTGAGCAATCATATCTTCAAAGTAGTCTGCTTGGGCTTTATCGTCCAAGTTCTCTGCCAAATATTTCCCGGCAATAACTGAAGAGAGCTCAATAATATGGAGACGCGATTCTTCTTTCAGACGTTCTTTATCTCCAGCAATCTTCGCAAGCGATTGTTGCTTCATCTTGTCTGCCTCTTGAACAGCTTCTTCCAGAATTACTTTTCTCTGATCATTTGCTTCTACTCGCGCCGCTTCCAGGATTTCAGTCCGTTCTTTTTCAATTTCAGTTATTTTCGTTTCGTATTCAGCTATCAAAGCCGTTGCTTTAGCCATTGTCTCTTCTGCCTCGTCACGACTATTTTGAATGCGGTCACTCCGCTTCTCCATAAATTCTTTGACAGGCTTATAAAGTAGATAGGTGAGTACAGCAGCCAAAACAATCCCATTGAATAATTGGAAACCGATTTGTATAAGTGTCTGAGCATCCAGTCCGAATACACGACCTTCCGGTACTGCTTGAGTGGAGAGAATTATTAGTTTATTCAATTCTCACGTCCTCCTTCCCTCAATCTTTCAATCTGTTCGCGCATCCCTTATTACAGTAAGCTGACTAATGTATCAATCAGTGGGTTCGCGAATAGCATGATGATTGCGATTAGAAGACCGTAAATACCTGATGTCTCAGACATAGCCAAACCAACGAACATTGTTGAACGAATGTCATCTGCCGCTTCTGGTTGTCTTCCAATTGATTCGATTGCCTGTGCTGCAATTTTTGCTTGCCCAAAAGTAGTAAGTACCCCGTTAAGTAAAGCGATTGCCGCCGCAATATGTACAATTCCAATTACTGTTGCTAATGATTCCATGTTGTAATTCCTCCATTATTTGGTTTTTTATTTTTATTCTGCTGCACCTTTTACATACATCAAACTTAAGATGACAAAAATATATGTCTGCAATGCTCCAAAGATAATATCAAAGAACGCATGCAGCAAAGCCGGAATCCCTATTTGTGTAAAATAAGGCATCAAGCCATAGTAGAGAGTTAATATGATTGTCCCTGACAACATATTTCCGAAAAGACGGAAACTCAATGACACCGGTTTTGCGATTTCACCAATCAAGTTGAGTGGGAAAAAGATAAAGTGCGGGTCAAAGAAACTTTTTAGGTATGCTCCCTTTTGGTGTTTGAATCCCATCCCGAGCATCAAGATAAAACTGGCAAATGCTAAAGCAAAGGTCGTTGCCCAATCAGCTGTCGGTGCCCGTAGACCGAAAATACTCATCAGGGCACTGAACAAGACAAACATGAATACCATGAAATACCAAGGAGCGATATAAGAAAGTTTCTTACCTAATGTGTTGGTGATGAAGTTATCGAACATTTCAATAACGGCTTCAATTGCATTTTGAAAGCCTGCTGGGATTTCTTTAAACTTCTTCAATTTAGAGCGTGTATAGAGAGCAATCAGTGTTAATACCAACATAATGATCCAGGTATTGACGATTGTTTCTGTAATCCAAATATCGATACCAAAGATATTCCAAATTGCATAGTTTTCAATATTTAACACGCATGATTCACCTCCTCTTCCTTATTATGTTCCAACAACTTATTTTCTCCTATAGATAAGCTGTTCGAGGTACAATGCCAATTGAAAAGCAATGATACCGGCTGCCACGCCCCATAAACTGACTTGTGGTACGACCGCTCCTGTGAAAAGAACTACTCCAGTGACGAAAAGACGGAATAATTGCTGTAAACTTACATAATTTCCAGCTTTTTTCTTGTCCATTCCCAATGCGCGATCGACTGCGCGTTCCAACACAAACACTTTCCAAATGCTGACACCTGTCCCAAGCAACGTGCCTAATAAAAAGGGTAAAAATGCCAGGGAACGATAATAAATAAAAGAAGCAACTACGAATAGTGCCGCGATTCCTACAATGGTTATTATCATTCGCTTAGCTAATGGTGATACTTTCATAAATCTCCCTCTTCCTTATGTTTGTCTTCATCTGACCAATTAAACAAAGATTTTATCGCTGCTCCGACCCCAAAAAAGGAAAAGAGTAAGAGGAGCCACGGTGATGTATGGAAAAAGTTATCTAAAAATTTTCCCAAAAAAACACCTATTAATACAGATGCTGCCATCGTTACACCAACTTGGGAGAAGTTTGCAAGCGCCTTGGCAGTCTGATTCGTTTGAGTGGGTTTCTTTTCTTTATCTGGCTTAACCACAAAAAGCCCTCCTCACTGTTCTCCAAAGGAAAAAAGAGACATTCAGGAAGATTGTCAGTCTGTGAATGTCTTTTATCAATTGGCCCAACGTTGGTTATTGTTTTAATCTTGCGATAAATATTATAACACATTAATAACAATAGCATATAAATCCAGGCTCTGGCAACAAAGAATTCAAGTAAACCTAAAATTATTTGTTAAGTAAAGGTTAAGATTCTTAAGCTTTATTTAACATCCAAATCTTCTAACGCCTTCACAAATTCATTTTTCTTTTCTTTTGCATCTACTGAATCAATGTAGTTCATCGGGTTCCCGATGACTCGTAAATGGTGATGCAAATTTGTAAATTGAATCGGGGCGTCACCACCATATTCCCCGTCTAAATTTATCATGAGCCGTTGCCCATCCAATGATTCTGCTTTTACGAAGGACGTATGTTTATACAGAACGCGGGGATCGTCACAGTGCTTGCCATTCCGAATGAGCATACCGATTAGTTGTAAGATATCCAATATATTGGCCGTCTTAATGACAAACAAAGTAAAGGTTCCGTCCCCAATCGTTGCCCCTGGATCAATCGGTGAAACGCCACCGACCGTATTTGTCAAAGTGACAAAGAGCATGGACGCTTCCCCTTCGTATATACCGCCATCATAGGTAACTCGCATTTGAATAGGTTTCACTCGGGGCAACTTCTCAGCCCCCTTAATTAAGTAAGCAAGGTAGCCAAATAACGCTTTCATTTTGACGGGTGCTTCGTAGGTTATATCAGAGAGATGTCCTGCGGCTGCAATATTCATAAAGTATGTATTGCCGGTCTTTCCAATATCCATCGGGATGGCTTCTTGGGACACTAAGAAGCGGGCGGCTTCTAGCAAATCATGACGGGGTATTTGCAGAGACCGGGCATAGTCATTCGTCGTTCCAGCAGGAATAATACCAATCGTCGGGCGTTTCTCTAGCCCCGCGACCCCATTGATTACTTCACTGACGGTCCCATCGCCCCCTGCTGCCACAATCAAATCGAAGCCTGCTTGTGCTGCTCGCTTTGCTTCATTAGATGCTGATAAATATTCTGCGGTTGTTTCATACGTACTGGTTTCATAGCCAGCCTGTTCGAATATTCTTAAAATATCCAACAGATATTTAGTAATTTGTTCACGGCCTGAAGAAGGATTATATATAATACGTGCGCGCATACTGCACCTCCTTGGTCTTTGATTTTATTATACATTACTTTATGTACAAAAGAGGCTCGAAATGGTATGCTATTTCTTGTATTTTACACATCCCCCATTCAACTTTTTGTAAAAGTTGCTTAAATTAAATTATAAAAGGCATCTCTTCATGCTTTCATCTTGTTACCATTTTTTACCCTAGCACTTCCCTCTGGCTTTTTTCAAGAATCTCCCTTAATATATGTAGTAGTTATTTTATGTTAAACCACAACATATTGTGGTTTATTAAGATTGAGGAGTGATTCGAGTGGCTACTGAAATAAATTCTACTTTAAAGCATGGTTACGAACAATTGAACAAAGACATCGAACAATTTGATGCAGTATTCCCGATTACCGAGGATATGAATATTACTTATAATGGCGTAGCGCGCTTAGTTATGTTGGACCGCTACTCTTTCAAAGATACAAAGAAAACGACCCTTAAAGAAGGCGACTTCGTTCTCTTAACGGTTAAAGAAGATCCGAAGTACCCAGCACGCGGTACTGGTACGATTGTTTCTTTGGACTGGGAAAAAGGTGAAGCACTTGTTCAAGTTTCTGAAGAATACCGTGCAACAATTGACACATTCAGTGAAGCTGAAGACGGCATTGTAAAACGTGCCATCATTACTTTGGACAAGCCCTTGGAGCTATACTATGAACAAATCGCAATGCGTAATGCGCACGGTTTGGCACAAGTAGAGATTTCTCCTGAAAAACGTTATGAAGCTTTTGTAAAATTCTACGAAGAACAAAAAGTTAAAAACTTTATCCCTGCAGGACGCGTCTTATATGGAGCAGGTTCTGGTACGGATGTCACATACTTTAACTGTTACGTAATGCCAATGGTTCCAGACTCACGTGGTGGCATTTCTGACCACCGTAAAAAAGTAATGGAAATCATGAGCCGTGGTGGTGGTGTTGGTACGAATGGTTCGACACTCCGTCCGCGTCACGCATTAGCACGTGGGGTTAATGGTCGTTCATCCGGTTCTGTTTCTTGGTTGGATGATATCGCGAAATTAACGCACTTGGTTGAACAAGGCGGTTCCCGTCGTGGTGCACAAATGATCATGTTGACAGATTGGCACCCAGATATTATCGAATTTATCATTTCAAAAATGCAAAACCCACGTATTTTACGTTACATCATCGAGAACTTCGAAGATGAGCAAATTCGTACGTTGGCGCATAACAAATTGAGATTTACGCCATTTTCACCAAAAGAAACAAACATGTACACAGGAATCTTGAACTACAAAAATATCCCTGGTAACGGCGGATTTGATGATTCTGTGATTCGTGATGCTGAATTGAAATTGCGTGATGGTGGTACATATACAGTTAATGATTCTGAGTTCCTAACCGGAGCAAACATTTCTGTTTGTATTACCGATGAATTCATGGCAGCTGTTAAAGCTGACGCTGAATACGAACTACGCTTCCCGGATGTTGAAAACTACTCTGAAGAAGAAATGGCACATTACGATGCTGAGTGGGTAAATGTTGGTGATGTTCGTGAATGGGAAGCTGCCGGCCATGCCGTACGTGTTTATCGTTCCATTAAAGCACGCGAATTGTGGAAATTAATCAACGTGTGTGCGACATACGCTGCTGAGCCAGGAATCTTCTTCATCGACAATGCAAACAAAATGACAAATGCGCAAGCATATGGTCAAAAAGTTGTTGCTACAAACCCATGTGGTGAGCAACCTCTTGCTCCTTACTCTGTTTGTAACTTGGCTGCTGTTAACTTGGCAGAAATGGTTAATAAAGACTTACAAATGGTCGACTTTGCGAAATTGGAAAAAACAGTTCGTATGGGCGTACATATGCAAGATAACGTTATTGATTCAACGCCTTACTTCTTGGAAGAAAACCGTATCCAAGCACTTGGCGAACGCCGTGTTGGTTTAGGAATCATGGGATTAGCAGATATGTTAATCTACTGTGGTGTCCGCTACGGTTCTGAAGAAGGAAACCAATTAATCGATCAAGTATTCCAAACAATCGCCGTAACTGCTTACGAAGAGAGTATTGAACTTGCGAAAGAACGCGGAAGCTTCCCGTTCTTAGTTGGTGAAACAGGTCGCGAAACACAAGAATTGCGTGAGAAATTCGTTAACTCTGGTTTCATGAGCCGCATGCCTGAACACGTTCGTGAAGGCGTCTTGAAATACGGTATCCGTAACTCTCACTTGTTGACAGTTGCGCCTACTGGTTCGACTGGTACAATGGCCGGTGTTTCAACTGGTTTAGAACCTTACTTCAGTTTCTCTTACTTCCGTTCTGGACGTTTAGGTAAATTTATCGAAGTAAAAGCTGAAATCGTTCAAGAGTACTTGGACCGCAATCCAGATGCTGACCCAGATAACTTGCCGGACTTCTTTACTACTGCAATGGCATTATCACCAGAAGAACACGTGGATGTTCAAACAACGATCCAACGTTGGGTAGACAGTTCTATTTCTAAGACAGTAAACGCCCCGCGCGGTTACAATGTTGAACAAGTAGAGAAAATCTACGAGCGTCTCTATGATGGTGGTGCTAAAGGTGGTACGGTTTACGTTGACGGAAGCCGTGACTCACAAGTACTAACTTTGAAAGCAGAAGAGAATCTTTTCGAAGATGATTATGAAGCAAACGAAAAAGAAGCCAAAAAAGTAAATAAAGATAAAACGTTCTTAGTTGAGTCGATTGTTGACCTGGAATCAACAGACGTAACGATTGGTAATGAAATTGGCGATACGTGTCCAATCTGCCGTATCGGTACGGTTGAAGATTTAGGTGGCTGTAACACATGTAACAACTGTGCAGCACAACTGAAGTGTGGACTATAAAAGAAGTGATTGAAGTCGTGAGCGGATTGCCGCTCGCGACTTTTTTGTTGTATTAGGGTTTTATAAGCTTCTGAGGGAACATCAATTGTTTTCACGTGTTTGTCTTATGTAAAGTAAAGTGAGCAATGATTGGTACTTCATTACCCAGTTCCGTTCCAAAGTGAGCAATGATTGGTGCTTCATTACCCAGTTCCGTTCCGCATACATACTAGTTTGAAGGAATAATCTGCCTAATTTTTGGATAGAGAGCTTGAGGCCTTCCTCTCCAAGCTGTCTAAGCTTCGAAACATTTAAAAGCGTGGTATACTTATTACACTAGAAATTAAAGGATTGAAAGATATGACAAGAGAAGAAATTCATAGTAAACTTGCGCTTCTGCCCGACTTGCCAGGTTGTTATATCATGAGAAATTCCGAAAATGAAATCATTTATATCGGTAAAGCGAAAAATTTACGAAGCCGTGTTAAGTCTTATTTCCAACAAAAACACGAGGGTAAAACAGCGCTCCTCGTTGCTGATATCGACCATTTTGAATTCATTGTAACGAAAACCAACAAGGAATCACTCCTGTTGGAAATCAGTCTCATTAAACAATACCAACCAAAATATAATATTAAGTTAAAACAAGGAACGATGTATCCTTATTTAAAAGTGACAAACGAAAAAGATCCGCAACTCATCATTACGTCTATCGTAGAAGATGACGGCGGTGTTTACTTTGGTCCCTATCCCCATGTCTATGCTGCTACGGAAACCCAACAGTTCATCCAGAAAGTTTACCCGTTGCGGAAATGTGCCCGCAATTCCAAACGTGCGTGTCTCTATTATTCGATGGGCCAGTGCATTGGTTGCTGCGACCATGACGTTACTCAAGAAGAATATGCAACTCAAATTCAAAAAATTAGCCGTTTCCTAAATGGCGAAGTGAAAGAAATCAAACAGAATCTCGTTGAAAAGATGCACGATGCTGCAGAGCGGTTGGATTTCGAGCAGGCTGCTGACTACCGTGACCAAATTCGTTACATTGAGACAACGGTTGAAAAGCAAACCATTATGTCGCGTGATTATACCAACCGTGATGTTTTTGCCTTCTTTATGGATAAAGGTTGGTTATCCATTCAAGTGTTCTTATTGAGACAGTCGACAATCATCAAACGTGAAGCTGCTCTTTTTCCTTGCTACGGAACGCCTGAAGACGAATTATTGTCATTTATTATGCAGTTTTACCAAGAACAAAATCATATTCTGCCAAAAGAAATATTGGTGCCGAAAGGGATTGACACAGAGTTGTTGGCGGAGACCTTGGAGACAACCGTTCGTATTCCCAAACGCGGGAACAAAAAAAGTATGCTCGACTTGGCAACGACCAACAGTGAACTGGCCCTCAATGAGAAGTTTTTGCTGATTGAGCGTTCTAAGCACAAAACAGTCGGAGCTATCCAAGAATTGTCCGAAGCGCTTGGAATCGCGTATATTGAGACGATTGAGGCCTTTGACCATTCCAATATCCAGGGTACAAATCCGGTTTCTGCCATGGTCGTTTACAAGGACGGGAAGCCGGAAAGAAAAGCGTATCGGAAATACAAAATAAAAACAGTTGAAGGCAGTCACGAATTTGCGACTACACAAGAAGTCATTCGTCGCCGTTACACACGGCTCTTGCGTGAACAGAAGCCGCTACCCGATTTGATTTTGATGGACGGCGGAAAAATACAAGTGCGTGCTGCCAAAGAAGTTCTGGAAGATGAACTCGGTTTGGATATCCCGGTTGCTGGTATGGTAAAAGATAACAAACACCGCACAGCTTCCCTATTATTTAACGATGAACTAGTGGAATTAGATCCGCGTAGCCAAGCATTCCATCTGGTGCAACGGATTCAAGATGAAGTCCACCGTTTCGCCATTACTTTCCACCGCCAAGTTAGAGGAAAAAACAGTTTCTCTTCCCAATTGGATCAAGTAGAGGGTGTCGGTCCGAAGACGCGGACCAAAGTTTTGAAACACTTCAAAACGATGAAAAAAATGCGCGAAGCCGAGCTCGAAGAATTTCAGAAGCTTGGCATCCCGTTAAAGGTCGCAGAAAACATCAAAGAATCATTTAAAACAGAAGTGCCGAAATAAGTCGGACATGTTATACTAAATAGACGCTATCTGTATAGTGAAGGAGGAGAAACAAAATGAAATTAATCGTTGATAGTGCTTGCGACTTATCGTTATCCTATTTGGAAGAACATAATGTTATTGTGGTACCATTATCTGTTATCGTGGACGATAAAGAATATATGGATATGTTCGAAATCAAAAACGACCAAATTTATGCACTAATTAAAGAAGGAAAACACCCACGTACGAGTCAAGTCCCTTTAGATAAATTTGATACCGCGTTTAGAAAGTTGGCTGCAGAAGGCGAGAGCGCCTTGTACATTGCCCTATCTTCTGACTTATCTGGAACCTATCAAGCGGCGGTATTAGCCGGCTCACAAGTAAGAGAAGAATATCCTGATTTTAATCTGCGGATTATTGATTCTCGTCAAGCTTCTTTAGGAATTGGGTTGATGGTTCGCGAAGCCATTCAAATGATAGAAGACGGCTTTGATGCAGAAGTTATTTCTGAACGTATTACATTTATGGCTGATAATGTAACTTCTATATTTACGGTTGAAGATTTAAACTACTTGGCTGAAGGTGGCCGTTTGTCCAAATCTAGTGCTTTTCTAGGCGGATTATTAAACATCCATCCTTTACTTGAAGTTGTGGATGGTAAACTGGAAGCACAAGAGAAATTCCGCGGTCGTAAACGCGTACTGAATCGTATGTATGATCGATTGAGCGAAGCAACTCATATGAACGAACAAACAGTTTTGATTGTTCATACGAACGATTTCGAGACAGTAAATGAAATGAAGAAACATATTGAAGCAGAATTTGGTCCTAAAGAGGTTATCGATTACCCAATCGGTGCGGTTATTGCCGCGCATACGGGAATTGGCACCCTGGGATTGTTCTTCATGAATCAGTATAAATAAGGAGAGTGTGGGAAAAAAGGCGTTTAGATCCGAATCACTGGAGCGAATAAGCACAGGATGGGCGAAGACCATCCGCGCATTATTTCAGTAGCACTGTGGGCTGAAGCCCAAGTGTATCATGTTTGTAAGCTGATAAAGCAGTAACAACCATGACAAAGCGGATGTCGGATCTGCCTTTTTGAGCACGTTTACGCCACTATATTCGTTAAATAAAAGCGGGGCCGGAAATACCACAATTTTGGTATTCACGGCCTCGCTTTATTATCTTTTTTGTGGAAATGGAACAATGTTTCCGCCAGTCGTTTTATCTGGAAAAGGCGGTCGATTTTTTTTACGCAACATCACACTTATTTTGATGTCCTCGTCGTCTAAATCTTCACTTTCAAAACGAGCAAAGAGAATTTCGTCATTGTCCATTAAGGCCGCAAGGATATTGTTATCATTGCGCGGAATATAGCCCAATATAAATCCGTCATCAAATGTCACCGCAATCGCATGCGGATCATAGGCGTTATCCGGCTCACGCACCAGTTGTAGAACTTTTCCTTTTTTGACGTTTTCTTCGACAGCCGTCAAATCAACAAAGTCAGTTCCAACAATTTTTGTTCCTAGTATCACAATGTCTGAAGCTACCTCTTGTTCAACCGGCGTTAAAAGCGGTAAGTACTTTATTTCTTTTTGAGTCCCTATTTCGGTATAAAGTAAACGCGAAATCAAGCGTTTATTTTTTTTATTTTCTTCTATCTCATTCAATGTTTCCAATGCTGTTAAAACTGTTTCATCATCTTCCCACTCGTCTGCATATTTACGCAATACAAGTAACGCATAGCGACGCAATTTTGGTTGATAATAATTTAGCAGCTTGATACACCATTCAATATCAAAGAAATCTTTTTCAATCATGTTTTTTACCAATGCTTCCAACCACATATTAATTTTCACCAAATCACTCGAATCCGGTTCGGTCTCTTCACTGAATAATAAAGGCAGTTCGAAAAGCTGCTCACTAACCAAACTGAACAGATAATCACTTGCATCCTGGAAATATATTTCCGGATAGTGAACGAGGAAGAAATCAAGTAAATTAAGACCTAATGGATTGCGCGTCAATAAAGAACCAAAATTACGAAAATTTGGTTTTAATTCTAGAAACTGTAAAGCGTTCACAACGAGATAGTCCGTTTCACCTGGATTTCGCATTTCTTTCAGCAACGTGTGCTCCCACTTCGGCTTATTCAAATAAACTTCGATGGTACGAATCAATTTCTCATAGCGATCAAAGCGGTAATTCCAATAGCTATTCAGCTTATCGGTAGCCTTCGTTTGTGAATCTAAATAGTGATAATCGTATTTCCAACTATCAATCACTTTTAGCCAGATGGTAACCAATGCAGCCTGGTCAATGAAGGTATTGGCAAATTCACGATTCTCAACTAACTTTTCCATAAACGTCAACGCTTCGCTTGCTAACGACTTTTGTTCAATCTGCTCTTGGTAAGCAATGATATACATAAAATCCTGATAATTCGCTGCATCAATTTCTGTTTCAAATAAGTAACGGCGAATATCGGTTTTTTGTAGGGCGACATTCACATAAATACTCGATAGCATCGTACTTTTTACACCGTGCTTCACAATCCACTGCTGTTGTTCCGTAGTGACAGGTTTCAGTTGGAACAAAGCGGCCAGACGACCGTAGCCTGCCGTGTGCTGAACGAGGTCAAATAAAATCTCATTTTGATGGAAATGCGCGTGGTGAATACTCTCTGATACGTAGATAGTAAAATCACTGTGATACCCCAAAACTTTGAATATTTTCAGCGTCAAATCATGGGGATAAAAGCCCAACAGGATAATACCGAGTTTCACCAACTCAGCTTGTTGGCTATTACGGGCTAAATTCATGCCAAAATCATGTAAGTCTATTTGGGTAAAGGCTCCCGTCTCAACGAGTACACGCAGCCGCTCACGCAATTCAATGAAGAACATACGAATCGGATGTTCGACGAGGAATTGTGCCAATTTTTCTTGTTCGCCCGTTCTCATCGCCTGTTCGAGTACGTCACAGCACTCACGCGCCATGTCTTCTTTTTGACTATAAGGAACGCCTTCGCTTAACAGGATAAATAAGGTATCCTCTCGACCTGCAGTTTCGATATCTTGAAAGACATACGGTAAAGCGGGATTTTCTTCACGCTGTTTTAATAATATATGATAGATACTCTCCTGATTAGCCATTTGCGACCCTCCTTTTGGATTGTTTCTCTCACTTGATGATAACATACATTCTTATTTTCCAAACACAAAAATCGCAGTCTAAACGGCTGCGATTTTCTGATTATAGGTGTGTATAAAAAGCAGCACGGGCTGAATTGCGGCGTGGTTCTATTAAGAGTACCAGAATAGCCGTCAGCAGCAGCACTACAAATATGCCTGCCAGAATCCATATAAATTCGATACCCATACACTGTTCAGGACCTTCAGATACGTTCAAACTGAAATAGAGCAAACCACCAAGCCAAAAGAGTAGCGGTAGCAAGGAAATCATAATATAGTAAAATTCCAAGCGGAAGAGACGCCATTTGTGACCTTGCATCAGCGCTTCACTTTTGGCCATTATTTCACGATTCGGTAATTCGGGCTC
This genomic interval from Jeotgalibaca porci contains the following:
- a CDS encoding vitamin B12-dependent ribonucleotide reductase; translation: MRVATEINSTLKHGYEQLNKDIEQFDAVFPITEDMNITYNGVARLVMLDRYSFKDTKKTTLKEGDFVLLTVKEDPKYPARGTGTIVSLDWEKGEALVQVSEEYRATIDTFSEAEDGIVKRAIITLDKPLELYYEQIAMRNAHGLAQVEISPEKRYEAFVKFYEEQKVKNFIPAGRVLYGAGSGTDVTYFNCYVMPMVPDSRGGISDHRKKVMEIMSRGGGVGTNGSTLRPRHALARGVNGRSSGSVSWLDDIAKLTHLVEQGGSRRGAQMIMLTDWHPDIIEFIISKMQNPRILRYIIENFEDEQIRTLAHNKLRFTPFSPKETNMYTGILNYKNIPGNGGFDDSVIRDAELKLRDGGTYTVNDSEFLTGANISVCITDEFMAAVKADAEYELRFPDVENYSEEEMAHYDAEWVNVGDVREWEAAGHAVRVYRSIKARELWKLINVCATYAAEPGIFFIDNANKMTNAQAYGQKVVATNPCGEQPLAPYSVCNLAAVNLAEMVNKDLQMVDFAKLEKTVRMGVHMQDNVIDSTPYFLEENRIQALGERRVGLGIMGLADMLIYCGVRYGSEEGNQLIDQVFQTIAVTAYEESIELAKERGSFPFLVGETGRETQELREKFVNSGFMSRMPEHVREGVLKYGIRNSHLLTVAPTGSTGTMAGVSTGLEPYFSFSYFRSGRLGKFIEVKAEIVQEYLDRNPDADPDNLPDFFTTAMALSPEEHVDVQTTIQRWVDSSISKTVNAPRGYNVEQVEKIYERLYDGGAKGGTVYVDGSRDSQVLTLKAEENLFEDDYEANEKEAKKVNKDKTFLVESIVDLESTDVTIGNEIGDTCPICRIGTVEDLGGCNTCNNCAAQLKCGL
- the uvrC gene encoding excinuclease ABC subunit UvrC translates to MTREEIHSKLALLPDLPGCYIMRNSENEIIYIGKAKNLRSRVKSYFQQKHEGKTALLVADIDHFEFIVTKTNKESLLLEISLIKQYQPKYNIKLKQGTMYPYLKVTNEKDPQLIITSIVEDDGGVYFGPYPHVYAATETQQFIQKVYPLRKCARNSKRACLYYSMGQCIGCCDHDVTQEEYATQIQKISRFLNGEVKEIKQNLVEKMHDAAERLDFEQAADYRDQIRYIETTVEKQTIMSRDYTNRDVFAFFMDKGWLSIQVFLLRQSTIIKREAALFPCYGTPEDELLSFIMQFYQEQNHILPKEILVPKGIDTELLAETLETTVRIPKRGNKKSMLDLATTNSELALNEKFLLIERSKHKTVGAIQELSEALGIAYIETIEAFDHSNIQGTNPVSAMVVYKDGKPERKAYRKYKIKTVEGSHEFATTQEVIRRRYTRLLREQKPLPDLILMDGGKIQVRAAKEVLEDELGLDIPVAGMVKDNKHRTASLLFNDELVELDPRSQAFHLVQRIQDEVHRFAITFHRQVRGKNSFSSQLDQVEGVGPKTRTKVLKHFKTMKKMREAELEEFQKLGIPLKVAENIKESFKTEVPK
- a CDS encoding DegV family protein; translated protein: MKLIVDSACDLSLSYLEEHNVIVVPLSVIVDDKEYMDMFEIKNDQIYALIKEGKHPRTSQVPLDKFDTAFRKLAAEGESALYIALSSDLSGTYQAAVLAGSQVREEYPDFNLRIIDSRQASLGIGLMVREAIQMIEDGFDAEVISERITFMADNVTSIFTVEDLNYLAEGGRLSKSSAFLGGLLNIHPLLEVVDGKLEAQEKFRGRKRVLNRMYDRLSEATHMNEQTVLIVHTNDFETVNEMKKHIEAEFGPKEVIDYPIGAVIAAHTGIGTLGLFFMNQYK